A window of the Ipomoea triloba cultivar NCNSP0323 chromosome 14, ASM357664v1 genome harbors these coding sequences:
- the LOC116003499 gene encoding 40S ribosomal protein S15a-1: MVRVSVLNDALKSMYNAEKRGKRQVMIRPSSKVIVKFLLVMQKHGYIGEFEYVDDHRAGKIVVELNGRLNKCGVISPRFDIGVKDIEGWTARLLPSRQFGYIVLTTSAGIMDHEEARRKNAGGKVLGFFY, translated from the exons ATGGTGAGAGTTAGCGTGTTGAATGATGCTCTGAAGAGCATGTACAATGCTGAGAAGAGGGGAAAGAGACAGGTCATGATTAGGCCTTCCTCAAAAGTGATTGTCAAGTTTCTTCTGGTGATGCAGAAGCATG GATACATTGGGGAGTTTGAGTATGTGGATGATCACAGAGCTGGTAAAATTGTCGTTGAGTTGAATGGGAGGTTAAACAAGTGTGGTGTAATTAGTCCTCGTTTTGACATTGGTGTCAAGGACATCGAAGGATGGACTGCAAGGTTGCTTCCATCAAGACAG TTTGGATACATTGTGCTGACTACATCTGCCGGCATCATGGACCACGAGGAAGCCAGGAGAAAGAATGCTGGAGGAAAAGTTCTTGGCTTCTTTTACTAA
- the LOC116004326 gene encoding lysine-specific demethylase JMJ30 gives MSAANGAGFSATPAEEDLLETPVLDADRANLLQSIAEQGGYAYVSMEALAAGGDVRAAEAAREMAWEQLHLGPWHSVLPIWRDAYSMACLHVAKLHYAAGEFSQAIRALDMGLIMGGPALRADLNLAIRKASKKASIALDSSSVQNHNIVSQEVNMAEISRILPARSLSRKLVGKRSALSLEGFIKDHYVSGTPVIIRGCLDQWPAKSKWNDLNYLRSVAGFRTVPVEIGKHYLCPEWKQELITFSEFLERIQSNDPTSTETTYLAQHPLFDQIQELRQDILIPDYCSAGGGEIKSLNAWFGPAGTVTPLHHDPHHNILAQVVGKKYIRLYPATISEELYPHSEAMLSNSSQVDLDNIEETEFEKIMEVEFEDCILEEGEMLYIPPKWWHYVRSLTTSFSVSFWWNNSSET, from the exons ATGTCCGCCGCTAACGGCGCCGGCTTCTCCGCGACTCCGGCGGAGGAGGACTTGCTCGAGACCCCAGTGCTCGACGCGGACCGCGCCAATCTCCTGCAGAGCATAGCGGAACAAGGCGGATACGCGTACGTTAGCATGGAGGCGCTGGCGGCCGGCGGCGACGTGAGGGCGGCGGAGGCGGCGAGGGAAATGGCCTGGGAGCAGCTACACTTAGGGCCGTGGCATTCGGTTTTGCCTATCTGGAGAGACGCCTACTCCATGGCGTGCCTCCACGTCGCCAAGCTACATTACGCCGCCGGCGAGTTTAGCCAGGCTATTCGGGCCCTCGATATGGGCCTGATCATGGGCGGCCCGGCCCTCAGAGCTGACTTGAACCTCGCGATCCGAAAAGCCTCGAAGAAAGCCAGCATTGCTCTCGATTCCTCTTCTGTACAAAATCATAACATTGTTTCCCAAGAAGTGAACATGGCGGAG ATTTCGAGAATTTTACCTGCAAGATCACTCTCTCGTAAGTTAGTAGGGAAAAGGTCTGCTTTGTCCTTGGAAGGGTTCATAAAAGACCATTATGTATCTGGAACTCCAGTCATAATTAGAGGTTGTTTGGATCAATGGCCAGCTAAGAGCAAATGGAATGATTTGAACTACCTCAGAAGTGTTGCCGGCTTCCGCACAGTGCCAGTTGAG ATTGGAAAGCACTATTTGTGCCCTGAATGGAAACAAGAACTAATAACATTCTCTGAGTTTCTTGAGAGGATTCAGTCTAATGATCCCACCTCCACTGAAACTACATACCTAGCTCAGCATCCATTATTCGATCag ATCCAGGAGCTGAGGCAGGATATTCTTATCCCTGATTACTGCTCTGCTGGGGGTGGGGAAATCAAGTCACTTAATGCGTGGTTCGGTCCAGCTGGTACAGTGACACCGCTGCATCACGATCCTCACCATAATATTCTTGCTCAG GTGGTTGGCAAAAAGTATATCAGGCTTTACCCTGCCACAATCTCAGAAGAGCTTTACCCACATAGTGAGGCCATGCTTAGCAATTCCAGCCAG GTTGATCTGGACAATATAGAGGAGACAGAATTTGAGAAGATAATGGAGGTAGAGTTTGAGGACTGCATTTTAGAGGAAGGAGAAATGCTATACATTCCCCCAAAGTGGTGGCACTATGTACGCTCTCTCACTACAAGTTTTTCAGTTAGTTTTTGGTGGAATAATTCATCAGAGACTTGA
- the LOC116003986 gene encoding protein FAR1-RELATED SEQUENCE 5-like, translating into MDNISDTNNIIDAIELNDDITGDVNALIDVELSSSIDVESIPVGTIRGATEENSPIGVYASSCNAMDASSSIPVNQDLLGITVASIEEAYNLYNDYASRLGFSVRKGKQYYVPGTHIIKTKKFHCAKAGFKSNTNKSSRSYSRVDTRTGCTAGCQFDMASNGQLIVTKHVKDHNHEFCPPSKSYLLRSHRSVGANQLSYLKDLKRSGVALSDDIRFLKHQSGGSPFVGFTPRDAYNSLLIDSIKSLDGTDSNSLIEIFRQRQLNEPNFFFDFEVDGNARLCSFFWRDARMKEDFVLFGDLVVHDTTYRTNKYDMICGPFVGMNHHCMNIMFGCGFLLNERIESFVWLFKTFLRAMDGKCPQTIMTDQCSAMSATISQVFPSARHRLCIWHIGENSKKHIKGLRSQKGFMELFNLLLKYTDTEAEFEFYWNRMVTEYKCHTNAWLDKLYVIREKWCPAFSKDYFSGGILSSQRSETTNHSVSRRLSKTSGLCDFYNSFVNVVSEWRSKENGEDVRCSQGLPTMALDHVKLLLHARNVYTIEVYYLFEQQYLKGYDNMLYLQVFLRDGHPLFTLLAWTKKVAEDRIMDIASSSSTFTVVSPIWVIEMGRKLQRLVLSSQDNCKARQVYEEIFEDGRRRIEGEQVVSDIVGSGYLVHPSGNTSSELICVRSKSQNNSNDN; encoded by the exons ATGGATAACATCAGTGATACGAACAACATAATTGATGCCATCGAATTAAATGATGATATTACAG gAGATGTGAATGCCTTGATTGATGTTGAATTGAGTTCTTCCATTGATGTTGAATCAATTCCAG TTGGCACTATTCGGGGTGCAACTGAAGAGAATTCACCGATTGGAGTTTATGCTAGTTCTTGTAATGCTATGGATGCTAGTTCTTCTattccag tTAATCAGGACTTGTTGGGGATTACAGTTGCTTCAATTGAAGAagcatataatttatataatgattatgcttcAAGATTGGGATTTAGTGTTAGAAAGGGCAAGCAGTATTACGTTCCCGGTACTCacattattaaaacaaaaaaattccaCTGTGCAAAGGCTGGTTTCAAGTCTAATACAAATAAGTCTTCAAGGTCATATTCAAGGGTAGACACACGAACAGGGTGTACTGCAGGTTGTCAGTTTGATATGGCGTCTAATGGGCAGTTGATTGTGACAAAACATGTAAAGGATCATAACCATGAGTTTTGCCCACCTTCGAAAAGTTATCTTCTTCGGTCACACCGAAGTGTTGGTGCTAATCAATTGTCTTATTTAAAAGACTTGAAAAGGAGTGGGGTTGCACTGTCGGATGACATCCGGTTTTTGAAGCATCAATCTGGAGGTTCACCTTTCGTTGGATTTACACCAAGGGATGCATATAATAGCCTACTTATAGATTCGATAAAGAGCCTAGATGGCACCGATTCGAATTCATTAATTGAGATCTTTAGGCAGAGGCAATTAAATGAACCTaactttttctttgattttgaagtggATGGCAATGCAAGATTGTGTAGTTTTTTTTGGAGGGATGCAAGAATGAAGGAGGATTTTGTGTTGTTTGGTGATTTAGTAGTACATGACACAACGTATCGTACTAATAAGTACGATATGATTTGTGGTCCCTTTGTTGGCATGAATCACCATTGTATGAACATAATGTTTGGTTGTGggtttttattgaatgaaaggaTTGAAtcatttgtttggttgtttaagACATTCTTGCGAGCTATGGATGGTAAGTGTCCACAAACAATCATGACCGATCAGTGTTCTGCTATGTCTGCTACAATTTCACAAGTTTTCCCAAGTGCAAGACACAGACTTTGTATTTGGCATATTGGAGAGAATTCAAAAAAGCATATCAAAGGTTTAAGGAGTCAAAAAGGCTTTATGGAGTTATTTAATCTTCTATTGAAGTACACGGACACTGAAGCtgagtttgaattttattgGAATAG GATGGTGACAGAGTATAAGTGCCATACAAATGCTTGGTTAGACAAATTGTATGTTATTAGGGAGAAGTGGTGTCCTGCTTTTAGTAAAGATTACTTTTCTGGAGGTATTTTATCGTCCCAACGAAGTGAGACTACAAATCATTCAGTTTCAAGAAGGTTATCTAAAACATCTGGGTTGTGTGATTTTTATAACTCTTTTGTCAATGTGGTTTCTGAGTGGAGGAGTAAAGAGAATGGAGAAGATGTCCGGTGTTCTCAAGGGTTGCCTACAATGGCATTGGATCATGTGAAGCTTCTTTTACATGCTAGGAATGTATACACCATAGAGGTATATTACTTGTTTGAACAACAATATTTGAAAG GATATGACAATATGTTGTACTTGCAAGTTTTTCTCAGAGATGGGCATCCTTTGTTCACATTGCTTGC GTGGACAAAAAAGGTGGCTGAAGACAGGATAATGGATATTGCATCATCTTCTAGTACTTTTACCGTTGTTTCTCCAATTTGGGTTATAGAAATGGGTAGAAAATTGCAAAGGTTGGTTCTATCAAGTCAAGACAATTGCAAAGCTCGACAAGTCTATGAAGAAATTTTTGAAGATGGTAGAAGAAGGATTGAAGGTGAG CAAGTTGTTTCTGATATTGTTGGTAGTGGTTATCTTGTTCATCCTAGTGGCAATACTAGTTCAGAGTTGATTTGTGTTAGGTCTAAGTCTCAAAACAATTCAAATGATAATTAG